A stretch of the Vulcanisaeta souniana JCM 11219 genome encodes the following:
- a CDS encoding dipeptidase translates to MANYQVIDLHEDIAYYLMNSGRLEEEFQDFDADVPGRQSDIPKLVKGNIKVVFGAVFPIHDTYNPMIGERISSGYGTQSIKSYTPTASKAIGLEMIKIYLILTRRFSNRLRIIENYSDVEQVMNSDLIGLLMSVEGADMLDDTYDLLLLHRLGVRVLGITWNFDNRYGASCFTKKDYGLTMDGEELVKLANELGVIIDLAHASKNTMIDALNVARKPVIISHANTQGVHRHPRNVDDEVLELLARNHGVIGITMIPSTIGPRPNIDSLVKHILYIHERFGPDLIALGTDFLGIEKTPEDLTNIGEIGRLIDKLAGYGINDNDLRKITFENALRIIRNNL, encoded by the coding sequence GTGGCTAATTACCAGGTCATAGACCTACATGAGGATATAGCCTATTACCTCATGAATTCGGGAAGACTCGAGGAGGAGTTTCAGGACTTTGATGCCGATGTACCAGGCAGGCAATCAGATATACCTAAGCTAGTTAAGGGTAATATAAAGGTAGTATTTGGTGCGGTATTCCCGATCCACGACACCTACAACCCAATGATCGGGGAACGGATTTCGTCAGGTTATGGAACGCAGTCAATAAAATCCTACACACCTACCGCATCGAAGGCCATAGGACTCGAGATGATCAAGATTTACCTAATACTAACAAGGAGATTTAGTAATAGGCTTAGGATCATTGAGAATTACTCAGACGTTGAGCAGGTTATGAATAGCGACCTAATAGGTTTATTAATGTCCGTTGAGGGCGCCGACATGCTTGATGACACCTATGACCTACTACTTCTTCATAGGCTCGGTGTCAGGGTTCTGGGCATTACCTGGAATTTTGACAATAGGTACGGTGCCTCATGCTTTACCAAGAAAGATTACGGATTGACGATGGATGGTGAAGAACTGGTTAAACTTGCTAATGAGCTTGGGGTCATTATTGACCTGGCGCACGCAAGTAAGAATACTATGATCGATGCGCTGAATGTAGCAAGGAAACCCGTGATTATTAGTCACGCCAACACGCAGGGTGTTCATAGGCACCCAAGGAATGTTGATGATGAAGTGCTGGAACTTCTTGCTAGAAATCATGGGGTGATCGGCATAACCATGATACCGTCCACCATAGGACCAAGGCCCAACATAGACTCGTTGGTGAAGCACATACTCTATATACACGAGAGATTCGGACCTGACCTAATAGCACTGGGTACTGACTTCCTGGGTATTGAGAAAACGCCGGAGGACCTAACTAACATTGGTGAAATAGGCAGGCTAATAGATAAACTGGCTGGGTATGGGATTAATGATAATGACCTTAGGAAAATTACTTTTGAAAATGCGCTCAGGATAATTAGGAACAACCTTTAA
- the fbp gene encoding fructose-1,6-bisphosphate aldolase/phosphatase, with the protein MKVTVSIIKADIGGLPGHAWVHPKILEFAAERLRDEQKRGLLVDYFVYNVGDDMSLLMTHTKGENNPDVHSLAWSIFKEATENIAKKVKLYGAGQDLLKDTFSGNIRGLGPQVAEMEFEERPSDPLIIFAADKTEPGAFNLPFYKIFADPFNTAGLVIDPAMHQGFKFEILDVFEGKVYLLDAPDNSYDILGLIGTPGRYIVRRVYRRADLVQASVTSVERLNLIAGRYVGKDDPVAIVRAQHGLPAVGEVLEAFAYPHLVEGWMRGSHVGPLMPAKMINIDMDRKIATGPKMTRFDGPPKVIALGFQIHDGYLEGPVDLFDDPAFDYSRQLAAQITDYIRRMGPVMPHRLPPEEMEYTTLPQILSRLKPIPVDEYEKNRSQYLQFLTSQGSQTTTGPSHD; encoded by the coding sequence ATGAAGGTTACTGTCTCTATAATAAAGGCCGACATTGGCGGTTTGCCAGGACATGCGTGGGTGCATCCTAAGATACTTGAGTTCGCCGCTGAGAGACTCAGGGATGAGCAGAAGAGAGGGTTGTTGGTTGATTATTTCGTGTATAATGTAGGCGACGACATGTCACTACTCATGACACATACCAAGGGTGAGAATAACCCGGATGTCCATAGTTTAGCCTGGTCAATATTTAAGGAAGCCACGGAGAACATCGCAAAGAAGGTTAAACTCTACGGTGCTGGTCAAGACCTGCTTAAGGATACATTCAGCGGGAATATTAGGGGCCTGGGTCCCCAGGTAGCTGAGATGGAGTTTGAGGAGAGACCTAGTGATCCGCTCATTATATTTGCCGCCGATAAGACCGAGCCTGGCGCCTTCAACCTTCCCTTTTACAAGATATTTGCTGATCCCTTCAACACGGCGGGCCTCGTTATAGACCCCGCAATGCACCAGGGATTTAAGTTTGAGATACTGGACGTGTTTGAGGGTAAGGTATACCTACTTGACGCCCCTGATAATAGTTATGACATACTTGGCCTAATAGGCACACCGGGCAGGTACATAGTGAGAAGGGTCTATAGGAGGGCGGACCTTGTACAAGCCTCCGTGACAAGTGTCGAGAGACTGAACTTAATCGCTGGCCGTTACGTTGGTAAGGACGACCCGGTGGCCATAGTTAGGGCGCAGCATGGCTTACCGGCGGTTGGTGAGGTGCTTGAGGCCTTCGCATATCCACACCTAGTTGAGGGCTGGATGAGGGGCAGCCACGTCGGTCCACTAATGCCAGCAAAAATGATAAACATTGACATGGATAGGAAAATAGCCACTGGACCAAAAATGACGAGGTTCGATGGCCCACCGAAGGTCATAGCCCTCGGCTTCCAAATACATGACGGTTACCTAGAGGGCCCCGTTGATCTATTTGACGACCCGGCCTTCGACTATAGTAGGCAGTTGGCTGCCCAAATAACGGACTACATAAGGAGGATGGGCCCTGTAATGCCGCATAGACTGCCGCCTGAGGAGATGGAATATACGACATTACCACAGATACTATCGAGGCTTAAGCCCATACCTGTCGATGAATATGAGAAAAACAGATCTCAATACCTGCAATTCCTAACATCACAGGGATCGCAGACCACGACTGGGCCAAGTCATGATTAA
- a CDS encoding DNA cytosine methyltransferase, which produces MGYTVVDLFAGAGGFSRGFLDAGFDVALGIEIDGNAARTYSYNFPNAVMLLNDIRNVNGEDIIKYIGSRPDVIIGGSPCEAFTETNPRRAKDPLDRLYVDELGRLTLEFIRLVGELRPRVFVLENVVRIMDGPLRDALVNEFARVGYERIYFNVLHAEDYGTPSIRRRVFISNIPIKPRKTGRVLTVWDAIGDLPSPGDPSIPNHEYVTISDRKLRGITQLNWDEALYKFRGATGFFRNFIRLNPWKPAPTVMGSVRFVHPIEDRVLTVREQARLMGFPDNHVFLGPKDSQFNQIGEAVPPPLARAIASFVLKYLNGNAPYEANQITF; this is translated from the coding sequence ATGGGGTATACCGTAGTTGATTTATTTGCCGGCGCTGGAGGGTTCAGTAGGGGTTTCCTAGATGCTGGCTTTGATGTGGCACTTGGTATTGAAATTGATGGTAATGCCGCACGAACATACAGCTACAACTTCCCGAACGCAGTCATGCTTCTCAATGACATCAGGAACGTTAATGGAGAGGACATTATTAAGTACATTGGCAGTAGGCCCGATGTCATTATTGGTGGTAGCCCCTGCGAGGCATTCACTGAGACCAACCCAAGGAGGGCTAAGGACCCACTTGATAGGCTTTATGTTGATGAGTTGGGTAGGTTGACCCTCGAGTTCATTAGGCTGGTTGGTGAGTTGAGGCCTAGGGTTTTTGTTCTTGAGAATGTGGTTCGCATAATGGATGGACCATTGAGGGATGCCTTAGTTAATGAGTTTGCCAGGGTTGGTTATGAGAGGATATACTTCAATGTGCTTCATGCTGAGGATTACGGAACACCAAGTATTAGGCGCAGGGTATTCATTAGTAACATACCCATAAAGCCAAGGAAGACGGGCAGGGTATTAACCGTGTGGGATGCCATTGGTGATTTACCAAGCCCTGGTGACCCCAGCATACCTAATCATGAGTACGTGACGATTAGTGACAGGAAGCTCCGGGGTATTACCCAGCTTAATTGGGATGAAGCTCTTTATAAGTTCAGGGGCGCCACGGGCTTCTTTAGGAACTTCATTAGGCTAAATCCATGGAAACCTGCACCTACAGTAATGGGCAGTGTGCGCTTCGTGCATCCCATCGAGGATAGGGTACTGACCGTTAGGGAGCAAGCGAGACTCATGGGTTTTCCCGACAATCATGTTTTCCTTGGACCTAAGGATTCGCAGTTTAATCAAATTGGTGAGGCAGTACCACCACCGCTTGCCCGTGCAATCGCCAGTTTTGTCCTTAAATACCTAAACGGTAATGCTCCCTATGAGGCGAACCAAATCACCTTTTGA
- a CDS encoding alpha/beta fold hydrolase — protein sequence MSEYWVTINGKSVRYLVKGDGKPMVMVHGYSFNANDWINCCGDHFPGFKIYAVDMPYGPKSRSDHFMPRDDGYANHLYAVIKALNIESPVLIGASLGGETVLRYLALNYPATAGIVIGPVRTPSIDLSRIRVPVMGIWGSNDGVSGRENMEAMKRAGFRVEVIDGAGHPAYLDKPGEFVRLVINFLRSINAV from the coding sequence GTGAGTGAGTATTGGGTAACGATAAACGGCAAATCAGTGAGGTACTTGGTTAAGGGTGATGGTAAACCCATGGTGATGGTTCACGGTTACAGCTTTAACGCCAATGATTGGATCAACTGCTGCGGTGACCACTTCCCTGGGTTTAAAATATACGCAGTGGACATGCCCTATGGGCCGAAGTCCAGGAGTGACCACTTCATGCCTAGGGATGATGGTTACGCCAATCACCTATATGCCGTGATCAAGGCTTTGAATATCGAAAGCCCAGTACTCATTGGGGCCAGCTTAGGCGGTGAAACAGTCCTTAGGTACTTGGCGCTTAACTACCCGGCTACCGCGGGTATAGTCATTGGTCCCGTGAGAACGCCCAGCATTGACTTATCCAGGATAAGGGTTCCAGTGATGGGCATTTGGGGAAGTAATGATGGGGTCTCAGGTAGGGAGAACATGGAGGCCATGAAGAGGGCTGGCTTTAGGGTTGAGGTAATCGATGGAGCTGGCCACCCTGCCTACCTCGATAAGCCCGGGGAATTCGTGAGGCTTGTGATTAATTTCCTAAGGTCCATTAACGCCGTTTAA
- a CDS encoding AAA family ATPase, with amino-acid sequence MQRLLVPSRGSGVRLLGPSWRAARDKILSMIHEDYQLIAIIGRAGAGKTTLLLSLEGVVDGVFMYADMTETRDRDLSAIVHTVFTDNIRRIQEIQERLRRVGVKGLLRAFAKAGVDEVLESAGLRPMETLKLLNDAVELLGMTPLVVGIDEGLLSQDDSRTMDFINAVHALRNNMQAIPSTKVIITLLPDVVNLISKVDTPLFDILRLGAIMLPDYVTPEDLKEVAQEYGLGGTELSKIEALGPLTMRQLICLMNTKMDVIKCGIDTAGEISIE; translated from the coding sequence ATGCAGAGACTCTTGGTACCCAGTAGGGGCTCTGGTGTAAGGTTGCTTGGCCCATCGTGGAGGGCCGCCAGGGATAAAATACTGAGCATGATCCATGAGGATTACCAATTAATCGCAATAATTGGTAGGGCAGGCGCTGGGAAGACAACACTCCTACTTAGCCTTGAGGGTGTGGTTGACGGCGTTTTCATGTATGCGGACATGACTGAGACTAGGGATAGGGACTTGTCTGCTATTGTACATACGGTATTTACTGACAACATACGCAGAATTCAGGAGATCCAGGAAAGGCTGAGAAGGGTGGGTGTTAAGGGATTACTCAGGGCATTCGCCAAGGCAGGTGTTGACGAAGTTCTTGAAAGCGCTGGATTAAGGCCCATGGAAACACTGAAACTACTGAATGACGCAGTGGAGTTGCTGGGCATGACGCCACTGGTGGTTGGGATTGATGAGGGCTTGCTCAGTCAGGATGACTCAAGGACCATGGACTTCATAAACGCAGTACATGCGCTCAGGAATAACATGCAGGCAATACCATCAACCAAGGTAATAATTACCCTACTCCCTGATGTGGTTAACCTAATATCGAAGGTTGACACACCACTATTCGACATACTAAGGCTAGGGGCAATAATGCTTCCGGACTACGTAACGCCAGAAGACCTAAAGGAGGTGGCCCAGGAATACGGGTTAGGCGGTACTGAATTAAGTAAGATTGAGGCATTAGGCCCACTAACTATGAGACAACTCATATGCCTAATGAACACTAAGATGGACGTAATAAAGTGCGGAATAGACACGGCAGGAGAAATATCAATAGAGTAA
- a CDS encoding MFS transporter, whose translation MDRPQFMVLLLMTLSSFMVALDSTIVVLALPVMLTALHSDLSTLVWVILIYILAVTIFSTQFGKLGDLRGRARMFNLGMILFGVGSALCGLSTNAIELIGFRTIQAFGGSLMSSNTMAIASDYFRPEERGFVFGTTSMGWNLGAVAGILAGGVITTFIGWRWIFYINVPIAILGFMAGLIYLRDRGVRVRQEFDVYGAITLGLSLGLLSMAGVTYAGVGYDATVGAMTILGIVLLLLFVYIESRARSPLISLSLFRIRMFTLSSFSYFFQYMANNAILFLLIMYLQGVRGLNPFYASLWLVPGYLLGSIAATFGGRLADRSDARVIASIGLTLQAVAYVLYDTLLTLATPFYYITMISSISGIGAGMFFAANGKMVMFEVPRGMYGIASGTNRTIGNIGILLSFIIAIVVSSMAIPRSIAFQIFVGSSTLTPSLMAPFINSLHLAFRVSLVLIAVAIATSWSRTRVPMTQQKKIVNKP comes from the coding sequence ATGGACAGGCCGCAATTCATGGTATTACTATTAATGACTCTCTCTTCGTTCATGGTTGCCCTGGACAGCACCATAGTTGTCCTTGCGCTACCCGTAATGCTAACGGCACTACATAGCGACCTATCAACACTCGTCTGGGTAATACTGATCTACATACTGGCCGTCACAATATTCTCAACACAATTTGGAAAACTTGGTGACCTGAGAGGAAGGGCTAGGATGTTTAACCTAGGTATGATACTATTCGGCGTGGGTAGCGCTCTGTGTGGTTTATCAACCAATGCCATAGAACTCATTGGGTTCAGGACGATACAGGCATTCGGTGGTTCATTAATGTCCAGCAACACAATGGCCATAGCCAGTGACTACTTCAGGCCTGAGGAGAGGGGTTTCGTGTTTGGAACCACGTCAATGGGCTGGAACCTCGGTGCCGTGGCTGGTATACTGGCTGGAGGCGTTATAACGACTTTCATTGGTTGGAGGTGGATATTCTACATCAACGTGCCCATAGCCATACTAGGCTTCATGGCGGGCCTGATATACCTAAGGGATAGGGGTGTTAGGGTTAGGCAGGAATTCGATGTATACGGTGCAATAACCCTGGGTCTATCCCTGGGTCTCCTATCAATGGCAGGGGTCACATACGCAGGTGTTGGGTATGACGCCACCGTGGGCGCAATGACCATACTGGGTATAGTCCTGCTCCTATTGTTTGTTTACATAGAGTCCAGGGCGAGGTCACCCTTGATAAGTCTCAGCCTCTTCAGGATTAGGATGTTCACACTATCAAGCTTCTCCTACTTCTTCCAGTACATGGCCAATAACGCAATACTATTCCTACTGATAATGTATTTGCAGGGGGTCAGGGGGTTGAATCCGTTCTATGCGTCCCTATGGCTCGTTCCCGGTTACCTACTTGGTTCGATAGCGGCTACCTTCGGTGGTAGGTTAGCGGATAGGTCTGATGCAAGGGTAATAGCCTCAATTGGTCTTACGCTTCAGGCGGTTGCCTACGTGCTGTATGATACGTTATTAACGCTGGCAACGCCGTTCTATTACATAACAATGATCTCATCAATAAGCGGTATTGGAGCTGGTATGTTCTTTGCGGCTAATGGTAAGATGGTCATGTTCGAGGTACCGAGGGGTATGTACGGCATAGCCTCGGGGACTAATAGAACCATTGGCAACATAGGCATACTGCTCAGCTTCATAATAGCCATTGTGGTCTCCTCAATGGCAATACCAAGGAGTATAGCCTTCCAGATATTCGTGGGATCATCGACGCTAACCCCAAGCCTAATGGCGCCATTCATAAACAGCCTACACCTGGCCTTCAGGGTATCCCTAGTCCTAATAGCCGTTGCGATTGCGACCTCCTGGAGCAGGACGCGAGTACCAATGACCCAGCAGAAAAAGATAGTGAATAAACCATAA
- a CDS encoding thermopsin family protease, whose product MRLRDLVLALVIALMVFVVLTNPAINELVTTGIEGIINYVFSNATGVPTLITTAISGPCSFQGLVNINLTGGESLFIEVMNGSYVYLLTNSQLRGWGGGPEAPGNYTWSSVVPGIYVVNPGPGNYSLLVCGNTGITYRVLNYTAMGVAAYYGPNYGNITTNAVLGVFNITNAYVENSTGLTAQGFSLQLNAYVVVKYGSNYSIHWVQDALVVVGGQYWFQGEMDVTNYIGSSKNLIYEGGECMLGCLETPMSGLLVITVNSTDYGVVINFGYALLQLGNETFSPRIIWFTHGLIPIPNATAYIITSPVRGPYDWPMDTEFVIGGPGNGGGVTFRDLNAYLSLYYWNGTSWAPYPITYTFGISTGEYAVNVHALPIGPASVELTTGGNNYQQLNN is encoded by the coding sequence ATGAGACTCAGGGACTTAGTCCTAGCACTAGTGATTGCATTAATGGTGTTCGTGGTTTTAACAAACCCGGCGATTAATGAGTTAGTGACTACGGGTATTGAGGGTATTATAAATTACGTATTCAGTAACGCAACCGGCGTACCTACGTTAATTACCACGGCAATAAGTGGTCCATGTAGTTTTCAGGGGCTCGTTAATATAAACCTAACAGGTGGCGAGTCTCTGTTTATTGAGGTTATGAATGGGTCATACGTCTACCTACTAACCAATTCCCAATTACGTGGGTGGGGTGGTGGACCTGAGGCGCCGGGCAATTACACCTGGTCTAGCGTAGTGCCTGGCATATACGTTGTTAATCCAGGGCCTGGGAACTACAGTTTACTCGTTTGTGGTAATACGGGCATTACCTATAGGGTTCTTAACTACACTGCCATGGGGGTCGCCGCCTACTATGGCCCTAACTACGGCAATATAACCACCAATGCCGTCCTCGGCGTCTTCAACATTACCAATGCCTATGTTGAGAACTCCACGGGGCTCACGGCTCAGGGCTTCTCCCTTCAATTGAATGCCTATGTGGTTGTTAAGTATGGCAGTAATTATTCAATTCATTGGGTTCAGGATGCCCTGGTGGTTGTGGGTGGTCAGTATTGGTTCCAAGGTGAAATGGATGTGACTAACTACATTGGTTCATCGAAGAACCTGATTTATGAGGGTGGTGAGTGCATGCTTGGATGCCTTGAGACCCCAATGTCTGGCTTATTGGTAATTACCGTTAACTCCACTGACTACGGTGTGGTTATTAACTTCGGCTATGCACTGCTGCAGTTGGGTAATGAGACCTTCAGTCCTAGGATTATTTGGTTCACCCATGGGTTAATACCGATACCCAATGCAACTGCCTACATAATAACAAGTCCCGTGCGAGGACCATACGATTGGCCCATGGACACTGAGTTCGTGATTGGTGGCCCAGGCAATGGTGGCGGCGTTACCTTCAGGGACCTAAATGCGTACCTATCGCTTTATTATTGGAATGGCACTTCATGGGCTCCATACCCAATAACCTACACCTTCGGTATTAGTACAGGTGAATATGCAGTTAACGTACATGCGTTACCCATTGGCCCCGCCTCCGTGGAACTAACGACAGGAGGTAATAATTACCAGCAACTGAACAATTAA
- a CDS encoding TIGR00266 family protein yields MVDFKIMGNDIQHLYIELSPGEKIYAEGGHLIWKSSSVNIKATTGGGLLSGLRRTITGASFFVLELEGPGAVDIAGFAPGRITEIDLSGNGIMVEHRAFLAMEPTVNYDIRLTGLGFGWLGGEGLLMARLQGNGRVFLHAIGDALMLELGPSDSIDVEAGHVLAFDEGMKVGIRRVGGLRTMLFGEEGLWLAHVEGPGRVWLRTLSRQQIIMGLMPELSRIARST; encoded by the coding sequence GTGGTTGATTTTAAAATAATGGGCAACGACATACAACACCTCTACATTGAACTGAGTCCTGGCGAGAAAATCTATGCAGAGGGCGGGCACCTAATCTGGAAGTCCTCCAGCGTCAACATTAAAGCAACAACAGGCGGCGGCTTACTATCAGGCCTAAGAAGAACCATTACTGGCGCCAGTTTCTTCGTACTTGAACTCGAAGGCCCGGGAGCCGTTGATATCGCCGGCTTCGCCCCAGGTAGGATCACGGAAATAGACCTAAGTGGTAATGGGATCATGGTTGAACACAGGGCATTCCTGGCAATGGAGCCCACGGTTAACTACGACATTAGGCTCACGGGCCTCGGCTTTGGTTGGCTTGGCGGCGAGGGACTATTAATGGCTAGGCTCCAGGGCAACGGCAGGGTATTCCTACACGCCATCGGCGACGCATTAATGCTTGAGCTTGGACCCAGCGACAGTATCGATGTTGAGGCCGGGCATGTACTGGCCTTTGATGAAGGCATGAAGGTTGGCATTAGGCGCGTCGGTGGCTTGAGGACCATGCTCTTCGGCGAGGAGGGCCTTTGGCTCGCCCATGTGGAGGGGCCGGGCAGGGTTTGGCTAAGGACCCTAAGCAGACAACAAATTATCATGGGATTAATGCCAGAGTTGTCCAGGATAGCGAGGTCAACATAA
- a CDS encoding dihydrolipoyl dehydrogenase: MLGKYPVFPPADREFEDPPKLSNYDVVVIGGGGGGYHGAFELSKGGYRVLMIDDKGNLGGNCLYEGCIPSKAVYMTIYLMEKVRGILNSVGNKDVNAVRVLWENAIDHKDNIQYIRYLQHIREIKEHENVDFIKGVAEILDQRRIRVRAIDGSWTRDIEARQLLVATGSVPIKIPVPGTDLAIGSQELFGYKTGYRKVPNDIIIIGGGYIGVEVASVLGSMGVKATIVEMLPRILAGWDNDIVSRIEEKLRAKKVEVLTNSRVISIREEGSQKIVEFQRPDGSKGYVTGSEVIMAVGRRPNVEGLDNLGIVEKGHVEVEPSMKTRVPNIYAAGDVLGKFMLYHAAVKESVVAAWNILHGRSIYEVNFNSIPMTIFTEPEAAMVGLNEEAAKARGINYVTVSYPLEDDAYAQIMGVREGWVKLVIERESQRIIGGVIYGEAASMLINEVALAVAVNARVKDAALLAHQHPTIFESIDRAAIRFSL; encoded by the coding sequence GTGCTTGGTAAATACCCAGTATTTCCACCCGCAGACCGTGAATTTGAGGACCCACCAAAACTTAGTAACTATGACGTTGTCGTAATAGGCGGTGGAGGCGGCGGTTACCATGGCGCCTTTGAATTAAGCAAGGGTGGTTATAGGGTGCTTATGATTGATGACAAGGGTAACCTGGGTGGTAACTGTCTCTATGAGGGTTGTATACCGTCCAAGGCCGTCTACATGACGATATACCTAATGGAGAAGGTTAGGGGTATACTCAATAGCGTTGGTAATAAGGACGTGAATGCCGTTAGGGTTCTTTGGGAGAACGCAATTGATCACAAGGACAACATTCAATACATAAGGTACCTACAGCACATTAGGGAGATTAAGGAGCATGAGAATGTGGACTTCATAAAGGGCGTCGCCGAGATCCTAGATCAGCGTAGAATTAGGGTGAGGGCTATCGATGGTTCATGGACGAGGGATATCGAGGCAAGACAATTATTGGTGGCCACAGGCTCGGTGCCAATCAAAATACCTGTACCAGGCACTGACCTGGCCATTGGTAGCCAGGAACTCTTTGGTTATAAGACTGGCTATAGGAAGGTGCCTAATGACATAATAATCATTGGTGGTGGTTATATAGGTGTTGAGGTGGCGTCGGTCCTCGGCTCTATGGGCGTTAAGGCAACCATAGTGGAGATGCTACCCAGGATACTGGCAGGTTGGGATAATGACATTGTCTCCAGGATTGAGGAGAAGCTCAGGGCTAAGAAGGTTGAGGTGCTAACTAATTCCAGGGTAATCAGTATTAGGGAGGAGGGTAGTCAGAAGATTGTTGAGTTTCAAAGGCCTGATGGCAGTAAGGGTTATGTGACTGGTTCCGAGGTTATAATGGCCGTTGGTAGGAGACCAAATGTCGAGGGGCTCGACAACCTAGGTATTGTGGAGAAGGGCCACGTGGAGGTTGAACCATCGATGAAGACCAGGGTACCGAACATATATGCGGCTGGTGATGTACTGGGCAAATTCATGCTTTATCATGCTGCTGTAAAGGAATCCGTGGTTGCTGCGTGGAACATACTTCACGGTAGGTCCATTTATGAAGTTAATTTTAACTCAATACCAATGACTATATTCACGGAGCCGGAGGCTGCTATGGTTGGTTTGAACGAGGAGGCTGCCAAGGCCAGGGGCATTAATTACGTAACTGTTTCGTACCCACTCGAGGATGATGCCTACGCCCAGATAATGGGCGTGAGGGAGGGCTGGGTTAAGTTAGTTATTGAGAGGGAGAGCCAGAGGATTATTGGTGGTGTTATTTATGGTGAGGCGGCGTCGATGTTGATAAATGAGGTTGCGCTTGCCGTGGCCGTGAATGCCAGGGTTAAGGATGCTGCATTACTGGCGCATCAGCATCCGACTATATTTGAGTCCATAGATAGGGCCGCCATTAGGTTCTCGTTGTGA
- a CDS encoding DUF2175 domain-containing protein: MSRKVWKCYRCGEDIVEGMKFTFTRLGPIHWECFRAEVRDKFNGNVPEDINVMLELMDYLANGIVKVKELEERASSDDVRRLLIDRRKVIEGETSRLMSELNKMLYGGA, from the coding sequence ATGAGTAGGAAGGTGTGGAAGTGCTATAGGTGTGGTGAGGACATTGTGGAGGGCATGAAATTCACATTCACTAGGCTTGGTCCAATTCATTGGGAGTGCTTTAGGGCGGAGGTTAGGGATAAGTTCAATGGTAATGTGCCTGAGGATATCAATGTAATGCTTGAGCTAATGGATTACCTCGCGAATGGGATTGTGAAGGTTAAGGAGCTTGAAGAAAGGGCGTCCTCTGATGACGTAAGGCGGTTGTTAATTGATAGGCGGAAGGTTATTGAGGGCGAGACCTCCAGGTTAATGAGCGAATTAAATAAAATGCTCTACGGCGGCGCTTAA